A single window of Pseudomonas lijiangensis DNA harbors:
- the typA gene encoding translational GTPase TypA translates to MIENLRNIAIIAHVDHGKTTLVDKLLRQSGTLERNELNDERVMDSNDQEKERGITILAKNTAINWNGYHINIVDTPGHADFGGEVERVMSMVDSVLLLVDAQDGPMPQTRFVTKKAFEAGLRPIVVINKVDRPGARPDWVLDQIFDLFDNLGATEEQLDFKVVYASALNGIAGLDHTEMAEDMTPLYQSIVDNVPAPSVDRDGPFQMQISALDYNSFLGVIGVGRIARGRVKPNTPVVAIDTDGKKRNGRILKLMGHHGLHRIDVEEAAAGDIVCISGFDELFISDTLCDPNTVEAMKPLTVDEPTVAMTFQVNDSPFCGKEGKFVTSRNIKERLDKELLYNVALRVEEGDSADKFKVSGRGELHLSVLIETMRREGFEMAVGRPEVIIRLVDGVKHEPYENVTIDLPEDAQGAIMEQMGLRKGDLTNMVPDGKGRVRLEYNIPARGLIGFRNEFLTLTSGAGILTSIFDRYDVMKSGDMSGRQNGVLVSVETGKALTYSLETLQARGKLFVEHGQEIYNGQIVGLNSRDNDLGVNPTKGKKLDNMRASGKDETIALVPPVRFTLEQALEFIQDDELCEVTPKSIRLRKKILDESERTRAAKKAKA, encoded by the coding sequence GTGATCGAAAATCTACGTAACATCGCCATCATTGCTCACGTTGACCATGGCAAAACCACCCTGGTAGACAAACTGCTGCGTCAGTCCGGCACTCTGGAGCGTAACGAGCTCAACGACGAGCGCGTCATGGACTCCAACGACCAGGAGAAAGAGCGCGGTATTACCATTCTCGCGAAGAACACCGCGATCAACTGGAACGGCTACCACATCAACATCGTGGACACCCCGGGCCACGCCGACTTCGGCGGTGAAGTAGAGCGCGTGATGTCGATGGTCGACTCCGTTCTGCTGCTGGTTGACGCTCAAGACGGCCCTATGCCGCAAACCCGTTTCGTGACCAAGAAGGCTTTCGAAGCCGGCCTGCGTCCAATCGTGGTCATCAACAAGGTTGACCGTCCGGGCGCGCGTCCTGACTGGGTTCTGGACCAGATCTTCGACCTGTTCGACAACCTGGGTGCCACCGAAGAACAGCTGGACTTCAAAGTCGTCTACGCCTCGGCCCTGAACGGCATTGCCGGTCTGGACCACACCGAAATGGCTGAAGACATGACCCCGCTGTACCAGTCGATCGTCGACAACGTACCTGCGCCGTCTGTTGACCGCGATGGTCCGTTCCAGATGCAGATCTCCGCTCTGGACTACAACAGCTTCCTGGGTGTTATCGGTGTTGGCCGTATCGCTCGTGGTCGCGTCAAGCCGAACACTCCGGTTGTCGCCATCGACACCGACGGCAAGAAGCGCAACGGCCGTATCCTGAAGCTGATGGGTCACCACGGTCTGCACCGCATCGACGTTGAAGAAGCAGCTGCCGGCGACATCGTCTGCATCAGCGGCTTCGACGAGCTGTTCATCTCCGACACCCTGTGTGATCCAAACACTGTCGAGGCGATGAAGCCTCTGACCGTTGACGAGCCAACCGTTGCCATGACCTTCCAGGTCAACGACTCGCCTTTCTGCGGTAAAGAAGGCAAGTTCGTCACCAGCCGTAACATCAAGGAACGTCTGGACAAAGAGCTGCTGTACAACGTTGCTCTGCGCGTTGAAGAAGGCGACTCGGCTGACAAGTTCAAGGTTTCCGGCCGTGGTGAGCTGCACCTCTCGGTTCTGATCGAAACCATGCGTCGCGAAGGCTTCGAAATGGCCGTAGGTCGTCCGGAAGTGATCATCCGTCTGGTTGACGGCGTGAAACACGAACCGTACGAAAACGTCACCATCGACCTGCCGGAAGATGCACAAGGCGCGATCATGGAGCAAATGGGTCTGCGTAAAGGCGACCTGACCAACATGGTTCCGGATGGCAAGGGCCGTGTTCGCCTTGAGTACAACATCCCGGCTCGTGGCCTGATCGGTTTCCGTAACGAGTTCCTGACCCTGACCTCCGGTGCAGGCATCCTGACCTCGATCTTCGACCGTTACGACGTGATGAAGTCCGGCGACATGTCCGGTCGTCAGAACGGCGTTCTGGTTTCGGTTGAAACCGGCAAGGCACTGACCTACTCCCTGGAAACCCTGCAAGCGCGCGGCAAGCTGTTCGTTGAGCACGGTCAGGAAATCTACAACGGTCAGATCGTTGGTCTGAACAGCCGTGACAACGACCTGGGCGTCAACCCTACCAAGGGCAAGAAGCTCGACAACATGCGTGCTTCGGGTAAAGACGAAACCATCGCTCTGGTTCCACCTGTTCGTTTCACTCTGGAACAGGCTCTGGAATTCATCCAGGACGACGAGCTGTGCGAAGTCACTCCAAAGTCGATCCGTCTTCGCAAGAAGATCCTCGACGAAAGCGAGCGTACCCGCGCTGCCAAGAAAGCCAAGGCTTGA
- a CDS encoding GTPase/DUF3482 domain-containing protein, with translation MTELNTPRALKLAVVGHTNVGKTSLLRTLTRDIGFGEVSHRPSTTRHVEGARLSVEGQALLELYDTPGLEDAIALLDYLERLDRPGERLDGPARLARFLESSEARQRFEQEAKVLRQLLDSDAGLYVIDAREPILSKYRDELAVLASCGKPLLPVLNFVSSPQQREPDWREALSRLGLHALVRFDSVAPPEDGERRLYESLALMMESARPQLERLIEDQQAQRKARRHSAARLIAEMLIDCAACRRSVDTDAQQEQKAIEELRKAIRQREQRCVEALLKLYAFRTQDASAADLPLLDGRWGDDLFNPETLKQLGVRVGGGVAAGAAAGAGVDLLVGGITLGAAALVGAIAGGALQTARSYGGRLLGKLKGQRELTVDDAVLRLLVLRQQHLLQALDVRGHAAMDSIEVSEPQDKAWREGKLPDAVHKARAHPQWSSLNPGAKLSQAERQEQIENLANSRIV, from the coding sequence ATGACTGAGCTGAACACACCTCGCGCACTCAAGCTGGCGGTCGTGGGCCATACCAATGTCGGCAAGACGTCGCTGTTGCGCACCCTGACCCGTGATATCGGTTTCGGGGAAGTCTCCCATCGCCCCAGCACCACACGCCATGTAGAAGGTGCGCGCCTGTCGGTCGAAGGTCAGGCTCTGCTTGAGCTTTACGATACGCCGGGCCTGGAAGATGCCATTGCTCTGCTCGACTACCTTGAGCGTCTGGATCGCCCCGGCGAACGACTGGACGGCCCGGCGCGACTGGCGCGTTTTCTGGAGAGCAGCGAGGCACGCCAGCGCTTCGAGCAGGAGGCCAAGGTATTGCGTCAGTTGCTCGACTCGGACGCTGGCCTGTACGTGATCGATGCCCGCGAACCGATTCTGTCCAAATACCGTGATGAACTGGCGGTACTGGCAAGCTGTGGCAAACCGTTGCTGCCGGTACTGAATTTCGTCAGCAGCCCGCAACAGCGAGAGCCGGACTGGCGCGAAGCGCTTTCGCGTCTTGGCCTTCATGCGCTGGTGCGCTTCGACAGCGTGGCACCACCGGAGGATGGCGAGCGTCGGCTTTATGAAAGCCTGGCGCTGATGATGGAAAGCGCCCGCCCGCAACTGGAGCGCCTGATCGAAGACCAACAGGCCCAGCGCAAGGCCCGACGACACAGCGCCGCACGGCTGATTGCAGAGATGCTGATTGACTGCGCAGCCTGTCGGCGCAGCGTGGACACCGATGCACAGCAGGAACAGAAGGCTATCGAGGAACTGCGCAAAGCCATTCGCCAGCGTGAACAACGTTGCGTCGAAGCGCTGCTCAAGCTGTATGCCTTTCGCACACAGGACGCCTCGGCGGCCGACTTGCCGTTACTGGATGGTCGCTGGGGCGACGACCTGTTCAACCCTGAAACCCTCAAGCAACTGGGCGTACGTGTCGGCGGCGGCGTGGCGGCAGGTGCTGCGGCCGGAGCCGGCGTCGATCTGCTGGTCGGCGGCATCACTCTGGGCGCCGCGGCACTGGTCGGCGCCATTGCGGGCGGCGCACTGCAAACGGCCCGCAGTTATGGCGGGCGGTTGCTGGGCAAACTCAAGGGGCAACGGGAACTGACCGTAGACGATGCAGTGCTGCGACTGCTTGTACTTCGACAGCAACACCTGTTGCAGGCGCTGGACGTGAGGGGCCATGCGGCGATGGACAGCATCGAAGTGAGCGAGCCTCAGGATAAGGCCTGGCGCGAAGGTAAACTTCCCGATGCCGTGCACAAGGCGCGGGCACATCCGCAATGGTCATCGCTCAATCCCGGCGCAAAACTGAGCCAGGCCGAGCGGCAGGAGCAGATCGAAAACCTGGCCAACTCACGGATCGTATGA
- a CDS encoding DUF4124 domain-containing protein, translated as MRQSLICLFLLISLPAAAQIYKYTDANGNTAYSNQPPNGIKTEVVELPPLNSVETRVPATPAMNTAAPPTSTQTQPRDAYSTLELTDLPTDEALRANDGTFTVSVKIQPRLRPGHQLQLLVDGNPYGTPTNIPRLQVVNIDRGEHSFAVVVLDSQRVVQQSQTITLTVQRVHVNRP; from the coding sequence ATGCGCCAAAGCCTCATCTGCCTGTTCCTATTGATCAGCCTGCCTGCTGCGGCGCAGATCTATAAGTACACCGATGCGAATGGCAATACCGCATACAGCAATCAGCCGCCCAACGGCATCAAGACCGAGGTCGTAGAGTTGCCGCCACTCAACAGCGTGGAAACCCGGGTTCCCGCGACACCGGCCATGAACACCGCAGCACCACCGACGAGCACACAGACACAGCCTCGGGACGCATACAGCACACTGGAACTGACCGACCTGCCGACAGACGAAGCATTGCGCGCCAATGACGGCACCTTCACGGTGAGCGTGAAGATTCAACCGCGTCTGCGACCCGGCCACCAGCTCCAGTTGCTGGTGGACGGCAACCCTTACGGAACGCCCACCAATATTCCTCGCCTTCAGGTGGTGAATATCGACCGGGGTGAACACAGTTTTGCGGTCGTGGTGCTGGACTCCCAACGTGTCGTCCAGCAAAGCCAGACAATCACCCTCACCGTGCAGCGCGTCCATGTCAACCGGCCCTGA
- a CDS encoding DUF2868 domain-containing protein, with translation MTALTPLDTLWLTEAVRLREEQAGLLDDQEANRRARAAEGDLNSRIKLRALWLAERDGMVSALHHWKQGARLALIALIVIAVFSGAGLAFAAMGNGQAPVNVFWALGSLLGLNLVLLISWALGLIFTGRSSSGLGRLWLWASEKLARDAQAAQLAPALIVLLQRRRLNRWALGLLVNSLWLVALLSAMVMLLMLMATRRYGFVWETTILGSETFVSLTQTLGIIPAMLGFSTPDELMIRASGNGVLSLENARQAWASWLVGILLVFGIVPRLILALFCLWRWKRGRATLKLDLELPGYQQLRERLMPSSERLGVNDAAPPQLHRIQPNAGTANSEGALLVAIELDDQYPWPPQLPTGVADAGVLDSRESRQKLLEQLTHYPPARLLIACDPRRSPDRGSLALIAELARYAGLTRIWLLPAPAGQTLDPQRLNDWHAALQQLELTWSEGSLLNWLETGND, from the coding sequence GTGACTGCTCTGACACCACTCGATACCCTCTGGCTGACCGAAGCTGTACGCCTGCGAGAAGAACAGGCAGGCCTCCTTGACGACCAGGAAGCCAATCGCCGCGCCCGCGCCGCAGAAGGCGACCTGAACAGCCGGATCAAGCTGCGCGCCCTGTGGCTGGCCGAACGTGACGGCATGGTCAGCGCCCTGCATCACTGGAAGCAAGGCGCCCGCCTGGCACTGATCGCACTGATCGTCATCGCGGTTTTCAGTGGCGCGGGCCTGGCCTTTGCGGCCATGGGCAACGGACAGGCACCGGTCAATGTGTTCTGGGCGCTGGGCAGCCTGCTCGGGCTGAATCTGGTGCTGCTGATCAGTTGGGCGCTGGGTCTGATATTCACCGGGCGCAGCAGTTCGGGCCTGGGCCGGCTCTGGCTGTGGGCCAGCGAAAAGCTCGCTCGCGACGCACAGGCCGCCCAACTGGCTCCCGCACTGATCGTGCTGCTGCAACGCCGACGCCTCAATCGCTGGGCACTGGGTCTACTGGTCAACAGCCTGTGGCTGGTGGCCTTGCTCAGCGCCATGGTCATGTTGTTGATGCTGATGGCGACGCGGCGCTACGGCTTTGTCTGGGAAACCACCATTCTGGGCAGCGAAACCTTCGTCAGCCTGACGCAGACACTGGGCATCATCCCGGCCATGCTGGGTTTCAGTACGCCCGATGAGCTGATGATACGCGCCAGCGGCAATGGCGTACTGAGCCTGGAAAATGCCCGGCAGGCCTGGGCTTCCTGGCTGGTGGGCATCCTGCTGGTCTTCGGCATCGTGCCGCGCCTGATTCTGGCGCTGTTCTGCCTGTGGCGCTGGAAGCGTGGGCGCGCCACCCTGAAGCTGGATCTGGAATTGCCCGGCTACCAGCAGTTGCGCGAACGCCTGATGCCCAGCAGCGAGCGCCTGGGCGTCAACGATGCCGCACCGCCGCAGCTGCATCGGATACAACCCAACGCAGGCACCGCCAACAGTGAAGGCGCCTTGCTGGTCGCCATCGAACTGGACGATCAATACCCGTGGCCTCCACAACTGCCGACGGGCGTGGCCGATGCAGGTGTGCTCGACAGCCGTGAATCCCGACAGAAGCTGCTGGAGCAATTGACCCACTATCCACCGGCACGACTGCTCATTGCTTGCGATCCGCGCCGCTCGCCGGATCGCGGCAGCCTGGCATTGATTGCCGAACTGGCCAGATACGCCGGCCTGACCCGCATCTGGCTATTACCCGCGCCAGCCGGTCAGACGCTTGACCCGCAACGCCTCAATGACTGGCACGCCGCACTGCAGCAACTGGAGCTGACGTGGAGCGAAGGTTCGCTGTTGAACTGGCTGGAGACAGGCAATGACTGA
- the glnA gene encoding glutamate--ammonia ligase, with protein MSKSVQLIKDHDVKWIDLRFTDTKGKQQHVTMPARDALDDDFFEVGKMFDGSSIEGWKGIEASDMILLPDDSSAVLDPFTEEPTLILVCDIIEPSTMQGYDRDPRAIAHRAEEYLKSTGIGDTVFVGPEPEFFIFDSVKYKSDISGSMFKIFSEQGSWMTDQDVEGGNKGHRPGIKGGYFPVPPVDHDHEIRTAMCNALEEMGQVVEVHHHEVATAGQNEIGVKFNTLVAKADEVQTLKYVVHNVADAYGRTATFMPKPLYGDNGSGMHVHMSIAKDGKNTFAGEGYAGLSDTALYFIGGIIKHGKALNGFTNPSTNSYKRLVPGFEAPVMLAYSARNRSASIRIPYVSSPRGRRIEARFPDPAANPYLAFAALLMAGLDGIQNKIHPGDAADKNLYDLPPEEAKGIPQVCGSLKEALEELDKGRAFLTKGGVFSDDFIDAYIELKSEEEIKVRTFVHPLEYELYYSC; from the coding sequence ATGTCGAAGTCGGTTCAACTCATCAAAGATCATGACGTTAAATGGATTGATCTGCGCTTCACTGACACCAAAGGCAAGCAGCAACACGTCACCATGCCAGCTCGCGATGCGCTGGACGACGACTTCTTTGAAGTCGGCAAGATGTTCGACGGTTCCTCCATTGAAGGCTGGAAAGGTATCGAAGCCTCCGACATGATCCTGCTGCCGGACGACAGCTCCGCAGTTCTGGACCCGTTCACCGAAGAGCCGACCCTGATCCTGGTCTGCGACATCATCGAACCTTCGACCATGCAAGGCTATGACCGCGACCCACGCGCCATCGCCCACCGCGCCGAGGAATACCTGAAGTCCACCGGTATCGGTGACACCGTATTCGTTGGTCCGGAGCCAGAGTTCTTCATCTTCGATTCGGTCAAGTACAAGTCCGACATCTCCGGCTCCATGTTCAAGATCTTCTCCGAGCAAGGCTCGTGGATGACCGACCAGGACGTGGAAGGCGGCAACAAAGGCCACCGTCCAGGTATCAAAGGCGGCTACTTCCCGGTTCCACCGGTCGACCACGACCACGAAATCCGTACTGCCATGTGCAACGCACTGGAAGAAATGGGTCAGGTCGTCGAAGTTCACCACCACGAAGTGGCAACTGCCGGCCAGAACGAAATCGGCGTGAAGTTCAACACCCTGGTTGCCAAGGCTGACGAAGTTCAGACCCTCAAGTATGTCGTGCACAACGTTGCCGACGCTTACGGTCGCACCGCCACCTTCATGCCCAAGCCTCTGTACGGCGATAACGGTTCGGGTATGCACGTTCACATGTCCATCGCCAAAGATGGCAAGAACACCTTCGCAGGCGAAGGCTATGCCGGCCTGTCCGACACCGCTCTGTACTTCATCGGCGGTATCATCAAGCACGGTAAGGCTCTGAACGGCTTCACCAACCCTTCGACCAACTCCTACAAACGTCTGGTCCCGGGCTTCGAAGCTCCGGTCATGCTGGCCTACTCGGCTCGTAACCGTTCCGCTTCGATCCGTATTCCTTACGTCTCCAGCCCACGTGGCCGTCGTATCGAAGCCCGCTTCCCGGATCCGGCAGCCAACCCGTACCTGGCGTTCGCTGCACTGTTGATGGCTGGCCTGGACGGCATCCAGAACAAGATCCACCCTGGCGATGCAGCTGACAAAAACCTGTATGACCTGCCGCCAGAAGAGGCCAAAGGCATTCCACAAGTTTGCGGCAGCCTGAAAGAAGCCCTGGAAGAGCTGGACAAAGGTCGTGCGTTCCTGACCAAAGGCGGCGTTTTCAGCGACGATTTCATCGACGCTTACATCGAGCTGAAAAGCGAAGAAGAAATCAAGGTACGTACTTTCGTACACCCACTGGAATACGAGCTGTACTACAGCTGCTGA
- a CDS encoding chorismate mutase translates to MRLLLATSLLTLTCMSPGIALAAEQQPSLLEPLLQAISERLTIADQVALSKWDSGKAVEDPPREQQVISAAQARAAEFKLDPDDVQRLFRAQIEANKRVQNALLEQWHTAGKAPDTERQSLVDDIRPRLDRLQTELLRAYADFQPVRSSDDCRTLLDAALKHHRTDPIHDQALVLATTDLCAAKL, encoded by the coding sequence ATGCGCCTGCTTCTGGCCACTTCGCTGTTGACTCTGACGTGCATGTCTCCCGGCATCGCTCTCGCCGCCGAACAGCAACCATCCCTCCTTGAACCCTTGCTGCAAGCCATCAGCGAACGCCTGACCATTGCCGATCAGGTTGCCCTGAGCAAATGGGACAGTGGCAAGGCTGTCGAAGATCCGCCTCGCGAGCAGCAGGTCATCAGTGCAGCCCAGGCCCGTGCAGCCGAATTCAAACTCGATCCCGACGACGTTCAACGACTGTTCCGCGCCCAGATAGAGGCCAACAAACGTGTGCAGAACGCCCTGCTTGAACAGTGGCATACGGCAGGCAAGGCACCCGATACCGAACGCCAGAGTCTGGTCGACGACATCCGCCCCAGACTGGATCGACTGCAGACCGAATTGCTGCGCGCCTATGCCGACTTCCAGCCGGTCCGCTCCTCGGACGACTGTCGGACACTGCTGGATGCCGCACTCAAGCATCACCGCACCGACCCGATTCACGATCAGGCACTGGTACTTGCCACCACCGATCTGTGTGCGGCGAAACTGTAA
- a CDS encoding cupin domain-containing protein, with amino-acid sequence MQGTNQPTSQILLEATQSWDGTPYKAYPEGQPELSILKISIPANSTLKWHQHPVPNAAYVLSGELTVEAKEGGKSIRIKAGDTLAEMVDIIHRGKTGNTPVELVVFYAGAAGTPLSR; translated from the coding sequence ATGCAGGGCACAAACCAGCCCACATCCCAGATATTGCTCGAAGCCACCCAGTCATGGGATGGAACGCCCTACAAGGCTTATCCCGAAGGCCAGCCGGAACTGAGCATTCTCAAGATCAGCATCCCGGCGAACAGCACGCTGAAATGGCACCAGCACCCCGTTCCAAACGCCGCCTACGTCCTTTCCGGCGAACTCACGGTCGAGGCAAAGGAAGGAGGCAAGTCCATTCGCATCAAAGCAGGTGACACTCTGGCCGAAATGGTGGACATCATTCACCGGGGGAAGACCGGCAATACACCGGTCGAACTCGTTGTGTTCTATGCTGGAGCTGCTGGAACACCGCTATCCCGCTAA
- a CDS encoding DUF4124 domain-containing protein, with protein sequence MSTGPERHLLHGLLMCLLLLAALPSAADVYTYIDANGNRVFTDQPRKNAKRVEIPPSNNMTGTPPARTYQAAPAKPKAKSIFRYQLLRVLVPEPDGTVRSTSGDVIVTVTSEPALQPGHNYRLFLDGQLAGQPGRSPVIPLSNIDRGTHQLSVEIVDEYDRVLEKTPNQPFHMLRTSLAQKRKANPCQLPEYGVRPECPIKDKPEEESSILPFF encoded by the coding sequence ATGTCAACCGGCCCTGAACGACACCTGCTCCATGGCCTGCTGATGTGCCTGTTGCTGCTGGCAGCCTTGCCATCAGCCGCTGACGTCTATACCTACATCGATGCCAACGGCAACCGGGTATTCACCGATCAGCCGCGCAAGAATGCCAAGCGCGTGGAGATACCGCCCAGCAACAACATGACGGGCACACCACCTGCCCGCACCTATCAGGCAGCACCCGCAAAACCCAAGGCCAAGTCGATATTTCGCTATCAACTGCTGCGGGTGCTGGTCCCCGAGCCGGACGGAACAGTACGCAGCACCAGCGGCGACGTCATCGTAACCGTCACCAGCGAACCGGCTCTGCAGCCCGGCCACAACTATCGCCTGTTTCTGGATGGCCAACTCGCAGGCCAGCCAGGGCGTAGCCCGGTCATCCCGCTGAGCAATATTGATCGGGGTACGCACCAGCTATCGGTCGAGATAGTCGATGAGTACGACCGCGTGCTGGAAAAAACACCCAACCAGCCCTTCCACATGCTGCGCACCTCACTGGCGCAAAAACGCAAAGCCAACCCCTGCCAGCTTCCCGAGTACGGTGTACGTCCCGAGTGCCCGATCAAGGACAAGCCCGAAGAAGAAAGCAGCATCCTGCCTTTTTTCTAG
- the thiI gene encoding tRNA uracil 4-sulfurtransferase ThiI has protein sequence MKLIVKVFPEITIKSPPVRKKFIRQLAKNIRTVLRELDADIVVGGVWDNLEVETRLTDPKVLQGITERLSCMPGIANFLQVAEYPLGDLDDIVAKCKMHYGDLLPGKMFSVRCKRAGRHDFSSMDVEKYVGSKLRQQCSAAGIELRKPELVVRMEIRDQRLFVIHDQHTGMGGYPLGALEQTLVLMSGGFDSTVAAYQIMRRGLMAHFCFFNLGGRAHELGVMEVAHFIWKKYGSSQRVLFVSVPFEEVLGEILQKVDNSHMGVVLKRMMLRAASSVADRLEIDVLVTGEAISQVSSQTLPNLSVIDSATDKLVLRPLIASHKQDIVDLATEIGTAEFARHMPEYCGVISVNPKTNAKRNRVEYEEKQFDMAVLERALERARLVTIDRVIDDLSQNVEIEEVSQALAGQVVIDIRHPDAQEDQPLQVPGVEIQTLPFYALNSRFKELDNTRQYLLYCDKGVMSRLHAHHLLSEGHANVRVYRPS, from the coding sequence ATGAAACTAATCGTCAAAGTTTTTCCTGAAATCACCATCAAAAGCCCGCCGGTGCGCAAGAAGTTCATCCGCCAGCTGGCCAAGAACATTCGTACCGTGCTCCGTGAACTGGACGCGGACATTGTCGTGGGTGGCGTATGGGACAACCTTGAGGTCGAAACAAGGCTGACCGATCCAAAGGTCCTGCAGGGCATCACCGAGCGCCTGAGCTGCATGCCGGGCATCGCCAATTTCCTGCAGGTTGCCGAATACCCGCTGGGCGATCTGGATGACATCGTTGCCAAGTGCAAGATGCATTACGGCGACCTGCTGCCGGGCAAGATGTTTTCCGTGCGCTGCAAGCGTGCGGGGCGGCACGATTTCAGCTCCATGGACGTCGAGAAGTACGTCGGCAGCAAGTTGCGCCAGCAATGCAGCGCCGCCGGTATCGAGCTGCGCAAGCCCGAACTCGTGGTGCGCATGGAAATTCGCGACCAGCGTCTGTTTGTCATTCATGACCAGCACACTGGCATGGGCGGTTATCCGCTGGGCGCGCTGGAACAGACGCTGGTACTGATGTCCGGTGGTTTCGACTCGACCGTGGCGGCCTACCAGATCATGCGTCGTGGCCTGATGGCGCATTTCTGCTTCTTCAATCTGGGTGGTCGTGCCCATGAGCTGGGCGTGATGGAAGTCGCTCACTTCATCTGGAAGAAGTACGGCAGCTCCCAGCGAGTGCTGTTTGTAAGCGTGCCTTTCGAGGAAGTTCTGGGAGAAATTCTGCAGAAAGTCGATAACAGTCATATGGGTGTAGTTTTGAAGCGTATGATGTTGCGCGCTGCCTCATCTGTTGCCGACCGTCTCGAAATCGATGTGCTGGTGACGGGGGAAGCGATTTCGCAGGTGTCCAGCCAGACGCTGCCCAATCTGTCGGTCATCGACTCGGCCACCGACAAACTGGTGCTGCGACCGCTGATTGCCAGCCACAAGCAGGACATCGTCGATCTGGCGACTGAAATCGGCACGGCCGAATTCGCCCGGCACATGCCTGAATATTGCGGGGTGATTTCGGTCAACCCCAAGACCAACGCCAAGCGTAATCGCGTTGAGTATGAAGAGAAGCAGTTCGACATGGCTGTTCTTGAGCGAGCGCTCGAACGTGCCAGGCTGGTGACCATTGATCGGGTGATCGACGATCTGAGCCAGAATGTCGAAATAGAAGAAGTCAGCCAGGCGCTGGCCGGTCAGGTCGTCATCGACATCCGTCATCCGGATGCCCAGGAAGACCAGCCGCTGCAAGTGCCGGGCGTAGAGATACAGACGCTGCCGTTCTATGCATTGAACAGCCGCTTCAAGGAACTGGATAACACGCGCCAGTACCTGTTGTATTGCGACAAAGGCGTCATGAGTCGCCTGCATGCTCACCATCTGCTCAGTGAGGGGCATGCCAATGTGCGCGTTTATCGACCGAGCTAA
- a CDS encoding YkgJ family cysteine cluster protein, whose product MKSTLIAAAEIDRLDTWAKYSSHMCGGCISSCCTLPVEVKIKDLIRIGIVDEFEKDEPAKNIAKRLQKEGIVERFNQKSGIFTLQRMSNNDCLYLDRKSRLCTIYEKRPDTCRNHPKIGPRPGYCAYKPKAVERQNSGALNSNSGRVPLKF is encoded by the coding sequence ATGAAATCCACCTTGATCGCAGCCGCAGAGATCGACCGTCTCGATACCTGGGCCAAGTACTCCAGCCATATGTGCGGTGGCTGTATTTCCAGCTGCTGCACCTTGCCGGTAGAAGTGAAGATCAAGGATCTGATCCGCATCGGCATCGTTGACGAGTTCGAGAAAGACGAGCCCGCCAAGAACATCGCCAAGCGCCTGCAGAAGGAAGGGATCGTCGAGCGCTTCAACCAGAAGTCCGGGATCTTTACCCTGCAGCGCATGAGCAACAACGACTGCCTGTATCTGGATCGCAAGAGTCGCCTGTGCACCATCTATGAAAAGCGCCCGGACACCTGCCGCAACCACCCGAAGATCGGCCCGCGCCCTGGGTATTGCGCGTACAAGCCAAAGGCCGTCGAGCGCCAGAACAGCGGCGCCCTGAACTCCAACTCAGGCCGCGTCCCCCTGAAGTTCTGA
- a CDS encoding dihydrofolate reductase, whose product MKKHLPLSLIAALGENRVIGVDNSMPWHLPGDFKYFKATTLGKPIIMGRKTWDSLGRPLPGRLNLVVSRQADLQLEGAEVFASLEAAVVRAEQWAQEQGVDEVMLIGGAQLYAQGLPDADRLYLTRVALSPEGDAWFPEFDAAEWVLVSESPNPAQDDKPAYSFEVWERR is encoded by the coding sequence ATGAAAAAACATCTCCCTCTCAGCCTGATTGCCGCCCTTGGTGAAAACCGGGTGATCGGCGTCGACAATTCCATGCCCTGGCATTTGCCGGGGGATTTCAAGTATTTCAAGGCCACGACCCTTGGCAAGCCGATCATCATGGGTCGCAAGACCTGGGATTCCCTGGGCCGGCCACTGCCCGGTCGCCTGAACCTGGTGGTCAGTCGTCAGGCTGATCTGCAGCTTGAAGGCGCTGAAGTCTTTGCTTCCCTGGAAGCCGCCGTGGTGCGCGCCGAGCAATGGGCGCAGGAGCAGGGCGTCGATGAAGTGATGCTCATCGGCGGTGCCCAGCTTTATGCGCAGGGCTTGCCTGATGCCGACCGGCTTTACCTCACTCGCGTGGCGCTGAGCCCCGAAGGCGATGCCTGGTTTCCGGAATTTGATGCTGCCGAATGGGTGCTGGTATCCGAGAGCCCGAATCCGGCGCAGGATGACAAACCGGCCTACAGTTTCGAGGTCTGGGAGCGGCGTTAA